In Ooceraea biroi isolate clonal line C1 chromosome 6, Obir_v5.4, whole genome shotgun sequence, the genomic stretch gtaataaaatatgttcttTTTCGTATTGTCCttcgattataatattctaCATTAAAAAGCCTACTTTCATACAACATATATTCTTTTACCATTCCAGCAGTTTCCAAGGACCCAATAAACAGTCCaccaatattcaaattaaaagctttagcgCCTCTTTGCAAAAGGAATAAAATCATCTTCTGTATGCATATAGAAGCTGCATACCATTGAATACTATAcctaaaataacaattatttacagaaaaatacggcagaatatgtatataaagtgaggaatattaaaatatttataaatacttgtTACCGCACAAAATATTATGAGGAATATAAGAGAATACATATGTAAGTTGTACATATTATCTTTGTGATTATATTACGTttactattatatactttttatatatgtataacaaaaTCGTTGATAGAAAAGCTTTGAGTATTGTACATGGAGATATTACTTAcgcagtaataaatatatggtTATAATGATCTATGATTTCTTGTGCAGCATAATTGGCTAAGAACAAATACAGAAGAAGAATAGATAAACAAGAAAAGTGAACTACAAATTCTTCCACATTATGTCCTGAAGACACTGTCTGAAATAGCTGTGACAGTGATACATTTATATGACTGTGATACATTTGACATGCGGTATAATTAATCGTTTCACGTAATGGCATTAGAAAAGCTCAAAAGaaacgaaatataaatataataataatttagcaCATAAAGACTTCCTTCTAACTGAAAATTAAACGATTTTAGAACTAGACCCATTTAGAATTCATAGAATTTTAGctatatttatgatttactAGATTTCGCTAACTTATAcgattatatgtaatataatattgatatagtAAAATGCTACATTGTTGTCAGTAGTGAATCAGTCCCGTTAGAAGTATTTTCTAAAATGCTAGGTAGTGTAACTCACGCAGAACAGGTCCACACTTAAGCATAACACAATAATAGCAATTAAAAGGCAGAATAGCCAGTCAAAGCTGGATATTACAAATGTGGAAAACcttgaaaaacaaaaacattttcttacaTATATTCCAAATATTAAGTTAACAACAGATACTGACTCTATTCCTTTGCGATGAATATCTACGGCACATTTGATTTTCTTACGAATCATGTCGTCCCTCAACTGAGTACTTTCAGTTTCAAGCATTATTGCATGCTTGATTCGGTagctataaataatattgtactgTAACTAGATTGTTGATAGTTACTAGAAATGATAAAACAGATATGTTGTTATATAAAGCAGATATACTGCAAAGAtagttttcgtattttattgcaCAGTTGTTTCTTCACCTGCAGATTTCAAACATTGCGCAGGTATGTTTCAAATATCCTATAAACATTGTCCCTACGCCTATCAGAGCAATCGCTCCTATACAAACGGCTGCGTCCATGTGTAgtaagattaaataaaaatacttctcTCGATCAACAAAGTATTCAGTCATAATGTATACCGTATGATGTAGTTGCGATTCATTTATGAATAGAATAACACCAGCAATTTTCGGCAGAAGTGGCAACAGaaggaatataataaaattgcataagGCATATACTAAggatgtttaaaaaaattattatattaattattaagtattttGTCAATACTTTAACGTATTTGGCATTATAGTATATTACTCTTTTTGTTAACCATTTCCTACTACTATATTTCTATAGAAAGctaacaatttaaattttcagaatattttatattcaagcAATATCAAGCAAACTTATTATAGCGTATTAAagtttaacttaaattttacCTGTTTAAATGTTCTTGTgcaagtatatttatttatctatatctattttttaatatatatataatatatatatata encodes the following:
- the LOC105287075 gene encoding uncharacterized protein LOC105287075 isoform X11, with product MHTIHSLNAHRMTDYIILQYFNLNRLLLLILGLWPYQRTKLVEFQLYLVFGILVSIIPALLTPLLTLDCTVSLLIKILPPVLIIMICTIKYFSFIINAHTVKQIMDQLQHICNNLIDENEVAIMQNYGNRTRSYTALFIIYALCNFIIFLLLPLLPKIAGVILFINESQLHHTVYIMTEYFVDREKYFYLILLHMDAAVCIGAIALIGVGTMFIGYLKHTCAMFEICSYRIKHAIMLETESTQLRDDMIRKKIKCAVDIHRKGIEFSTFVISSFDWLFCLLIAIIVLCLSVDLFCLEGSLYVLNYYYIYISFLLSFSNAIT
- the LOC105287075 gene encoding uncharacterized protein LOC105287075 isoform X3, with translation MHTIHSLNAHRMTDYIILQYFNLNRLLLLILGLWPYQRTKLVEFQLYLVFGILVSIIPALLTPLLTLDCTVSLLIKILPPVLIIMICTIKYFSFIINAHTVKQIMDQLQHICNNLIDENEVAIMQNYGNRTRSYTALFIIYALCNFIIFLLLPLLPKIAGVILFINESQLHHTVYIMTEYFVDREKYFYLILLHMDAAVCIGAIALIGVGTMFIGYLKHTCAMFEICSYRIKHAIMLETESTQLRDDMIRKKIKCAVDIHRKGIEFSTFVISSFDWLFCLLIAIIVLCLSVDLFCLFQTVSSGHNVEEFVVHFSCLSILLLYLFLANYAAQEIIDHYNHIFITAYSIQWYAASICIQKMILFLLQRGAKAFNLNIGGLFIGSLETAGMLLSTSVSYFTVLYSTR